A window of Candidatus Dormiibacterota bacterium contains these coding sequences:
- the lipB gene encoding lipoyl(octanoyl) transferase LipB: protein MRRCHHEFLGRVDYAEASAIQDEHARLVKGGGEEHLLLLEHPPVITLGRNARGEDVLSGEAALRERGVSIAHTNRGGQVTYHGPGQLVGYPILDLSPDRRDVARYLRDLEEVLIRTLARYGLRASRIAGLTGVWAGDRKIASIGVHLSRWVTTHGFALNVSTDLEPYSWIVPCGLSAGAITSMERVIHRTVSLEEVAAALVGEFAVVFGREMVPRDRERVAGRRPAAGEGRRSIQEAS from the coding sequence ATGCGTCGCTGCCACCACGAGTTCCTCGGGCGCGTCGATTACGCCGAAGCGTCGGCGATCCAGGACGAGCACGCCCGCCTCGTGAAGGGGGGCGGGGAGGAGCACCTCCTCCTCCTCGAGCACCCGCCGGTGATCACGCTGGGCCGGAATGCCCGCGGCGAGGACGTCCTGTCTGGCGAGGCGGCGCTCCGGGAGCGGGGTGTGTCGATCGCCCACACGAATCGGGGCGGTCAGGTCACCTATCACGGGCCCGGCCAGCTGGTCGGGTATCCGATTCTGGACCTGAGCCCGGACCGGCGTGACGTGGCGCGCTACCTCCGGGACCTGGAGGAGGTCCTGATCCGGACACTCGCCCGCTACGGCCTGCGCGCGTCGCGGATCGCCGGTCTGACTGGGGTGTGGGCCGGTGACAGGAAGATCGCCAGCATCGGGGTGCACCTGTCGCGCTGGGTCACGACGCATGGTTTCGCGCTCAACGTCAGCACCGACCTCGAGCCGTACTCCTGGATCGTCCCGTGCGGCCTGAGCGCCGGTGCCATCACCTCCATGGAGCGCGTCATCCATCGGACCGTGTCCCTCGAGGAGGTGGCGGCGGCGCTGGTCGGCGAATTCGCGGTCGTCTTCGGGAGAGAGATGGTGCCGCGTGACCGGGAACGGGTGGCGGGCCGCCGTCCGGCCGCGGGCGAAGGACGGCGGTCGATACAGGAGGCCTCGTGA
- the sucB gene encoding dihydrolipoyllysine-residue succinyltransferase produces the protein MRVDVIMPQMGESIAEGTLTRWLKKPGDKVARDEPIFEISTDKVDAEIPSPAAGTLAEIKVQEGQTVPINTVVAQIETEAGAVAAAGKPAPPAQAAAPPAPARQSASAPPGDGQERSARPAPAPPPPAQVAPPAGARDVPKAASLIASGASVEDLRRVRSSPVVRKIAQEHDIDISRIPGTGASRRVTKNDILKAIEGGGPGAGATGAAAGVSRAAAPVFAPGERVTVVPMSAMRKKIAEHMVMSRRTSAHVTTVFEVDMSRVMKLRAEHQQAFQGRHGVKLTPTPFMVKAAVEALKAFPDLNASIDGDAIAYKKDINIGIAVALDWGLIVPVVKHADDLSLSGIAKTVTDLAERARGKRLTPDEVQGGTFTITNPGSFGSLFGTPIINQPQVAILGVGAIQKRVVVVDDAIAIRPMVYLALSFDHRLIDGAVADQFVAHIKTILQDGKFTEIV, from the coding sequence ATGCGGGTCGACGTGATCATGCCTCAGATGGGGGAGAGCATCGCGGAGGGGACCCTCACGCGCTGGCTCAAGAAGCCGGGAGACAAGGTGGCGCGCGACGAGCCGATCTTCGAGATCTCGACGGACAAGGTGGACGCCGAGATCCCCTCGCCGGCGGCCGGCACGCTCGCCGAGATCAAGGTCCAGGAAGGACAGACCGTCCCGATCAACACCGTCGTGGCGCAGATCGAGACCGAGGCCGGCGCTGTCGCCGCCGCCGGGAAGCCGGCGCCGCCGGCGCAGGCCGCGGCCCCCCCGGCGCCCGCGCGGCAGAGCGCGTCCGCGCCGCCCGGCGACGGCCAGGAGCGCTCGGCGAGGCCCGCGCCCGCCCCGCCCCCGCCGGCGCAGGTCGCGCCGCCCGCGGGCGCTCGGGACGTCCCCAAGGCCGCGTCTCTCATCGCCTCGGGCGCCTCGGTCGAGGACCTGCGCCGGGTGCGCTCCTCCCCCGTCGTGCGCAAGATCGCCCAGGAGCACGACATCGACATCTCCCGGATCCCGGGGACGGGCGCGAGCCGCCGGGTGACGAAGAACGACATCCTGAAGGCGATCGAAGGGGGCGGACCGGGGGCCGGAGCGACCGGCGCGGCCGCGGGCGTGTCGCGCGCTGCGGCGCCGGTGTTCGCTCCCGGCGAGCGGGTCACCGTCGTCCCCATGAGCGCGATGCGCAAGAAGATCGCCGAGCACATGGTGATGAGCCGCCGCACCTCGGCGCACGTGACCACCGTGTTCGAGGTCGACATGAGCCGCGTCATGAAGCTGCGCGCCGAGCACCAGCAGGCGTTCCAGGGGCGTCACGGGGTGAAGCTGACACCGACGCCGTTCATGGTGAAGGCCGCGGTCGAGGCGCTCAAGGCCTTCCCCGATCTGAACGCCTCGATCGACGGCGACGCCATCGCCTACAAGAAGGACATCAACATCGGCATCGCCGTGGCCCTCGACTGGGGATTGATCGTGCCGGTCGTGAAGCACGCCGACGATCTCAGCCTGTCCGGGATCGCCAAGACGGTGACCGACCTGGCCGAACGGGCCCGGGGCAAGCGACTGACGCCGGACGAGGTGCAGGGCGGGACGTTCACCATCACCAATCCGGGAAGCTTCGGCAGCCTGTTCGGCACGCCCATCATCAACCAGCCGCAGGTGGCGATCCTGGGGGTCGGCGCCATCCAGAAGAGGGTCGTCGTGGTGGACGACGCCATCGCCATCCGGCCCATGGTCTACCTCGCGCTGTCGTTCGACCATAGGCTCATCGACGGAGCCGTGGCCGACCAGTTCGTGGCGCACATCAAGACCATCCTGCAGGATGGGAAGTTTACCGAGATCGTCTGA
- a CDS encoding thiamine pyrophosphate-dependent dehydrogenase E1 component subunit alpha, producing the protein MSTVLRRSRKTPASRGEREPPPRGLLPDPPRPMQNPGLSRQQLREIHRFLCLNRLVEDRLSALYRQGQIHGGLYSSLGQEGISVGTAYALAPDDLLAPMIRNIGSLLVRGVAPLTLFLQFLARADAPTGGKDGTLHFDDLDKSIVGPISVLGTLIPVMTGAALAARMRGENRVALTYIGDGGTSTGDFHEGLNLAAVLNLPLILVVENNGYAYSTPTHRQFAVHSLAERGPAYGVASESIDGTDVLAVYAATRRAVERGRRGGGPTLLECRAFRRRGHAEHDDMRYVPKALLQAWEKRDPLDRLEGFLLHEGEATKKELRAAREEIGPALDEAARSALERPYPPPEETLRGVYHGTE; encoded by the coding sequence ATGAGCACCGTCCTGAGAAGGAGCCGCAAGACGCCCGCCTCCCGTGGCGAGCGCGAGCCGCCCCCTCGCGGCCTGTTGCCGGATCCGCCGCGGCCGATGCAGAACCCGGGTCTGTCGCGCCAGCAGCTTCGCGAGATCCATCGCTTCCTCTGTCTCAACCGGCTGGTCGAGGACAGGCTGTCGGCCCTGTACCGCCAGGGGCAGATCCACGGTGGCCTTTACAGCAGCCTGGGACAGGAAGGGATTTCGGTCGGGACGGCGTACGCCCTGGCCCCGGACGATCTGCTGGCGCCGATGATCCGGAACATCGGATCGCTCCTGGTCCGCGGTGTCGCGCCGCTGACCCTGTTCCTGCAGTTTCTGGCGCGGGCGGACGCCCCGACGGGCGGCAAGGACGGCACGCTGCATTTCGACGACCTGGACAAGTCGATCGTCGGGCCGATCAGCGTCCTGGGGACGCTCATCCCGGTGATGACGGGCGCGGCCCTGGCGGCGCGCATGCGCGGCGAGAACCGCGTCGCACTGACCTACATCGGCGACGGCGGCACCTCGACCGGCGACTTTCACGAAGGGCTGAACCTGGCGGCCGTCCTGAACCTCCCCCTGATCCTGGTGGTCGAGAACAACGGCTACGCGTATTCGACACCGACGCACAGACAGTTCGCCGTGCACAGCCTGGCCGAGCGCGGGCCGGCCTACGGCGTCGCCTCCGAGAGCATCGACGGGACCGATGTCCTGGCGGTGTATGCCGCGACCCGCCGCGCGGTCGAGAGAGGCCGCAGGGGGGGCGGGCCGACGCTCCTGGAGTGCCGCGCCTTCAGGCGCCGCGGCCACGCCGAGCACGACGACATGCGATACGTGCCCAAGGCTCTCCTCCAGGCGTGGGAGAAGAGGGATCCGCTCGATCGCCTCGAGGGGTTCCTGCTGCACGAGGGGGAGGCGACGAAGAAGGAGCTCAGGGCGGCCCGGGAGGAGATCGGCCCTGCGCTCGACGAGGCCGCGCGCTCGGCGCTCGAACGCCCCTACCCGCCGCCCGAAGAAACGCTGCGGGGCGTCTATCACGGGACGGAGTAG
- a CDS encoding thiamine pyrophosphate-dependent dehydrogenase E1 component subunit alpha — MLARDRKSSARGPGAVAAPARPATGATGVPDDASLLKMLYSMKLTRAIETRIERKLYRQGKIVGGVYVGRGQEAISVGAAMHMRRGGGEDHDDIVSPSHRDMAVFLMQGVPPERILAQYMGRRTGLTRGRDGNMHMGDLRHRLVAFVSHLGDSIPVAAGCALTFRMRGTDQVSFCFFGEGATSRGDWHEGLNFAAVLKLPVVFICNNNQYAYSTHVSRQMKVERVSDRARGYGMPGESQDGNDVRVVYEAVGRAVARARRGEGPTLLEFVTFRMTGHSAHDDAGYVPKALFEEWERKDPIRLFEDDLKGRGLLDAGALQAMESRIEAELDEAVAWAESQPYPDPEECLIGVYHEQA; from the coding sequence ATGCTGGCCAGGGACAGGAAATCGTCGGCGCGCGGCCCCGGGGCCGTTGCGGCGCCCGCCCGGCCGGCGACCGGGGCGACCGGCGTCCCCGACGACGCGTCCCTCCTGAAGATGCTCTATTCCATGAAGCTGACGCGGGCGATCGAGACGCGCATCGAGCGCAAGCTGTACCGGCAGGGAAAGATTGTCGGCGGCGTGTACGTCGGGCGCGGACAGGAGGCGATCTCGGTCGGCGCGGCGATGCACATGCGGCGCGGCGGGGGCGAGGATCACGACGACATCGTCTCGCCGTCCCACCGGGACATGGCGGTGTTCCTGATGCAGGGGGTGCCGCCGGAGCGGATCCTGGCGCAGTACATGGGGCGCAGGACCGGGCTGACGCGCGGCCGCGACGGCAACATGCACATGGGGGACCTGCGCCACCGTCTGGTCGCCTTCGTGTCGCACCTCGGCGACAGCATTCCGGTGGCGGCCGGCTGTGCCCTGACCTTCAGGATGCGCGGCACCGACCAGGTGTCGTTCTGTTTCTTCGGCGAAGGCGCCACGAGCCGCGGCGACTGGCACGAGGGGCTGAACTTCGCGGCGGTCCTGAAGCTCCCGGTCGTGTTCATCTGCAACAACAACCAGTACGCCTACTCGACGCACGTGTCGCGCCAGATGAAGGTCGAGCGCGTGTCCGACCGGGCGCGCGGCTACGGCATGCCGGGGGAGTCGCAGGACGGCAACGACGTCCGCGTGGTCTACGAGGCCGTCGGCCGGGCGGTCGCGCGGGCCCGCCGCGGCGAGGGGCCGACGCTCCTGGAGTTCGTCACCTTCCGCATGACCGGCCATTCGGCGCACGACGATGCCGGCTACGTGCCCAAGGCCCTGTTCGAGGAATGGGAGCGGAAGGACCCCATCCGGCTTTTCGAGGACGACCTGAAGGGGCGCGGTCTCCTCGACGCGGGTGCGCTGCAGGCGATGGAGTCGCGCATCGAAGCGGAGCTGGACGAGGCGGTCGCCTGGGCCGAATCGCAGCCGTACCCCGACCCGGAGGAATGCCTGATCGGGGTCTATCATGAGCAGGCCTGA
- the lpdA gene encoding dihydrolipoyl dehydrogenase, which produces MAESQMSFDVTVIGSGPGGYVAAIRAAQLGLKTALVEKWPALGGTCLHIGCIPTKALLYSAEVLELARDSARFGVKTGDVKLDLEAAHKHKSDVVRRQARGVEYLMKKNGITVLAGHGRLKGTGQVEVAAKDGSKQVVATKSVILATGSVPKLLPGLKVDSTRVVTSTEALALEFVPKTFLILGAGAVGVEFASIYTRFGSTVTLVEMLPRVLPLEDEDASAELHKAFRKRGIDVRVSTKVESVKVLDKGVEVQVHSEKNGKETLKADVLLVAVGRRPVTEDLGLEGTKVELDRGFVKVDRQMRTGEPSVFAIGDLLPTPALAHVASHEGIVAAEAIAGKNPAPINYDQVPSCTYSEPEVASIGLTEQAARARGHKVRVGKFPFSASAKAGIQGTPEGFVKLVGAEKYDELLGIHIVGPKATELIGEGGLALRLESTVEDLFQAIHAHPTLSEAMAEAALNLHARGINL; this is translated from the coding sequence GTGGCCGAATCGCAGATGAGTTTCGACGTCACCGTCATCGGCAGTGGTCCGGGCGGGTACGTCGCCGCCATCCGGGCGGCGCAGCTCGGGCTGAAGACGGCCCTGGTCGAGAAGTGGCCCGCTCTGGGCGGCACCTGCCTGCACATCGGCTGTATCCCGACCAAGGCGCTGCTCTACAGCGCCGAGGTGCTGGAGCTGGCCCGCGACTCCGCGCGCTTCGGGGTCAAGACCGGCGATGTCAAGCTCGACCTCGAGGCGGCGCACAAGCACAAGTCCGACGTCGTGCGGCGCCAGGCGCGCGGGGTCGAGTACCTCATGAAGAAGAACGGCATCACGGTGCTCGCGGGGCATGGGCGGCTGAAGGGGACAGGACAGGTGGAGGTCGCGGCCAAGGACGGCTCGAAGCAGGTCGTGGCGACCAAGAGTGTGATCCTCGCGACCGGGTCGGTGCCGAAGCTCCTGCCGGGTCTCAAGGTCGACAGCACGCGCGTCGTCACGAGCACGGAGGCGCTGGCCCTGGAGTTCGTCCCGAAGACATTCCTGATCCTCGGCGCGGGAGCCGTCGGCGTGGAGTTCGCCTCGATCTACACGCGCTTCGGCAGCACCGTGACGCTCGTGGAGATGCTCCCGAGGGTCCTGCCCCTGGAGGACGAGGATGCCTCGGCCGAGCTCCACAAGGCGTTCCGCAAGCGCGGCATCGACGTGCGCGTCTCCACGAAGGTCGAGAGCGTCAAGGTGCTCGACAAGGGAGTCGAGGTGCAGGTGCACTCCGAGAAGAACGGCAAGGAGACGCTCAAGGCCGACGTGCTGCTGGTCGCGGTCGGGCGCAGGCCCGTGACCGAGGACCTGGGCCTCGAGGGGACGAAGGTCGAGCTGGACCGCGGCTTCGTGAAGGTCGACAGGCAGATGCGCACCGGCGAGCCTTCGGTGTTCGCGATCGGCGATCTTCTGCCGACACCGGCCCTGGCCCACGTCGCCTCTCACGAGGGGATCGTGGCGGCGGAGGCGATCGCGGGCAAGAACCCCGCGCCGATCAACTACGACCAGGTGCCGAGCTGCACCTACTCCGAGCCGGAGGTCGCGAGCATCGGATTGACGGAACAGGCGGCCCGGGCCCGCGGTCACAAGGTGCGGGTGGGGAAATTCCCGTTCAGCGCCTCCGCCAAGGCGGGTATCCAGGGGACGCCGGAGGGTTTCGTCAAGCTGGTGGGGGCGGAAAAATACGACGAGCTGCTGGGCATCCACATCGTCGGCCCGAAGGCGACCGAGCTCATCGGGGAAGGAGGGCTGGCGCTCCGGCTCGAGTCCACGGTCGAGGATCTGTTCCAGGCCATCCACGCCCACCCGACGCTCTCCGAGGCGATGGCGGAGGCGGCGCTCAACCTGCATGCGCGGGGCATCAACCTCTGA
- a CDS encoding alpha-ketoacid dehydrogenase subunit beta: MALTTYVEAIKQGIWEEMERDDRVFILGEDVGVYGGAFKVTEGMLDRFGEMRVIDTPISESAIVGAAIGAALMGMRPIAEMQFIDFISCAFDQITNFAAKNRYRWGAGVPMVIRGPSGGGVHGGPYHSQNPEMYFVHTPGLKVVAPATAYDAKGLIKAAIRDEDPVIYLEHKYLYRRIKEEIPKEDYIVPIGQAAVRREGRDLTILTYGAMLYQALEAAETLAREPGIQTEVVDLRSLLPLDKDAILNAARKTGKVLVVHEDTRTGGIAGEIAAIINEEVFEYLDGPVLRVTAPDTPVPYSPPLEEFFLPNKEKILKAARQLAAY, translated from the coding sequence GTGGCGCTGACGACCTACGTCGAGGCGATCAAGCAGGGGATCTGGGAGGAGATGGAGCGCGACGACCGCGTGTTCATCCTGGGCGAGGACGTGGGCGTGTACGGCGGCGCCTTCAAGGTCACCGAGGGGATGCTCGACAGGTTCGGGGAGATGCGTGTGATCGACACGCCGATCTCCGAGTCGGCGATCGTCGGGGCCGCGATCGGCGCGGCGCTCATGGGCATGCGTCCGATCGCCGAGATGCAGTTCATCGACTTCATCTCCTGCGCCTTCGACCAGATCACCAACTTCGCGGCCAAGAACCGTTACCGCTGGGGAGCGGGTGTGCCGATGGTCATCCGGGGTCCCAGCGGCGGCGGCGTGCACGGCGGTCCGTATCACTCGCAGAACCCCGAGATGTATTTCGTGCACACGCCGGGGCTCAAGGTCGTCGCGCCGGCGACCGCCTACGACGCCAAGGGGCTCATCAAGGCGGCGATCCGCGACGAGGATCCGGTCATCTACCTGGAGCACAAGTACCTGTACCGCCGGATCAAGGAGGAGATCCCCAAGGAGGACTACATCGTGCCGATCGGGCAGGCGGCGGTGCGGCGCGAGGGGCGGGACCTGACGATCCTCACCTACGGCGCCATGCTGTACCAGGCGCTGGAGGCGGCGGAGACCCTGGCGCGCGAGCCGGGGATCCAGACCGAGGTCGTCGACCTGCGCTCGCTCCTGCCTCTCGACAAGGACGCCATCCTGAACGCGGCCAGGAAGACCGGCAAGGTCCTCGTCGTCCACGAGGACACGCGCACAGGCGGGATCGCGGGGGAGATCGCCGCGATCATCAACGAAGAGGTGTTCGAGTACCTCGACGGTCCCGTGCTCCGGGTGACCGCGCCGGACACGCCGGTGCCTTACAGCCCGCCCCTGGAGGAATTCTTTCTTCCGAACAAAGAGAAGATTCTGAAGGCCGCGCGTCAGCTCGCGGCCTACTAA